One part of the Pecten maximus chromosome 9, xPecMax1.1, whole genome shotgun sequence genome encodes these proteins:
- the LOC117334205 gene encoding retinal dehydrogenase 2-like: protein MAGVTLPEPIKNPKVKYTKLFINNEYVNSVSGKTFPTLNPSTGEKITNVQEGDKADIDKAVKAAQAAFEPKSPWRMMNASQRGVLLNKLADLMERDRVYISSIETMDNGKPFRDMYMNDMTMAINTIRYYAGWTDKIMGRTIPVDGPFFCYTRHEPVGICGQIIPWNFPVLMMTWKVAPALACGNCIVLKPAEQTPLTALYMGSLFKEAGFPPGVVNIVAGYGPTAGAAISSHPNINKVAFTGSTEVGKLIMKAAADSNLKRVTLELGGKSPNVIFADANLDFAAEMSHQALFYNQGQCCTAGSRTYVQEEIYEDFKDRLVNRAKARTVGDPFNPQFESGPQIDETQFKKILSLIDTGVKEGAKLECGGKEIKGKGYFIEPTVFSGVTESMTIGREEIFGPVQQIIKFKDMQDLIEKANNTEYGLAAAIFTNDLEKAITFSNNVKAGSVWVNAYNVICPQSPFGGFKMSGIGRELGEYGLQQYTEVKTVLMNPMTKL from the exons ATGGCAGGTGTGACCTTACCAGAGCCTATCAAGAACCCGAAGGTCAAATACACAAAG CTTTTCATCAACAATGAGTATGTGAATTCAGTCAGTGGAAAAACTTTCCCCACCCTGAACCCAAGTACAGGCGAAAAGATAACCAATGTTCAGGAAGGCGACAAG GCCGACATCGACAAGGCAGTGAAGGCCGCACAAGCTGCATTCGAGCCTAAATCACCATGGCGGATGATGAACGCCAGCCAGCGGGGGGTTCTCCTAAACAAGCTGGCTGACTTGATGGAACGAGACAGAGTCTACATATCG AGTATAGAAACAATGGACAATGGAAAGCCATTCAGGGATATGTATATGAATGACATGACAATGGCTATCAACACAATCCGGTACTATGCCGGCTGGACAGACAAGATCATGGGAAGGACGATCCCTGTCG ATGGACCATTCTTTTGCTACACGAGACATGAACCAGTGGGAATATGCGGACAAATAATTCCG TGGAACTTTCCTGTTCTGATGATGACGTGGAAAGTAGCACCTGCTCTAGCCTGTGGTAACTGTATCGTGCTGAAACCTGCCGAGCAAACTCCACTAACGGCCCTGTACATGGGATCTCTCTTTAAAGAG GCTGGTTTCCCGCCAGGAGTTGTGAATATAGTGGCCGGATATGGTCCAACTGCTGGAGCTGCCATCTCTAGTCACCCGAATATCAACAAAGTAGCCTTCACAGGTTCAACAGAG GTCGGAAAACTGATTATGAAGGCTGCTGCCGATTCCAATTTGAAGAGAGTCACACTGGAGCTAGGAGGCAAAAGTCCGAACGTTATATTCGCAGATGCAAACT TGGATTTCGCAGCAGAGATGTCCCATCAAGCGCTGTTTTACAACCAAGGTCAGTGTTGTACGGCGGGTTCAAGAACCTACGTCCAGGAGGAGATCTATGAAGATTTCAAAGACAGGCTGGTCAACAGAGCTAAAGCCCGGACAGTAGGCGATCCTTTTAACCCTCAGTTCGAATCCGGACCACAG ATAGATGAAACACAATTCAAGAAGATCCTGTCTCTTATCGATACCGGGGTAAAGGAAGGTGCCAAGCTGGAATGTGGAGGGAAGGAAATCAAAGGCAAAGGTTACTTCATAGAGCCAACAGTGTTCTCTGGTGTCACAGAGAGCATGACCATCGGCAGGGAGGAG ATCTTTGGACCAGTTCAACAGATAATAAAGTTTAAGGACATGCAGGATTTGATCGAGAAGGCCAACAATACAGAATACGGACTGGCAGCTGCCATATTTACTAACGATCTTGAGAAAGCAATAACCTTCAGCAATAATGTCAAGGCTGGTTCAGTGTG GGTAAATGCCTATAATGTTATCTGTCCACAAAGTCCTTTTGGGGGATTCAAAATGTCCGGAATAGGACGAGAACT GGGAGAATACGGTCTTCAACAATATACAGAAGTCAAAACT GTTCTGATGAATCCGATGACCAAACTTTAG
- the LOC117334204 gene encoding fukutin-related protein-like — translation MKCLMVVLVINLLVFLYLIYTHNLFSIDQYVLSADGASHYHREDAQHVVLAKEVTVIIREFEDFENRVNETVKNFKWISPYMNVIIVSDNIPYPPLELNFSQTIHFVNLQLQPMLENPTDTLRRLITTPYTLFIPDGTNITRSKALLQAVKNMKTRKLIKALAIPIGYEKLTCPGMDVHLRSWSVDFTNFVGGEGMCDYVQGNHALLMSTSDLFELTSPFERPLYVSLYMQLTLRRWKTGIYSGEVFMPKTIFKDFRSEWKHKHMEELRLENTMRKFEIKKVSYDKQKVIYYGCSKDTERCFGTVVNNMPEFLYREKWTPPCCLKAVRETAIHVFTMLNKCSARYWLEGGSLLGAARQKDIIPWDYDVDIGVYKEDLEKCEQFITLTKRNSFTDEAGFHWEKATEGEFFRVHYSVVNRNHVDIFPFYPKSGIMTKNTWFKTHRQDREFPEHYLKPLTKVEFIGMNVSAPNNIRQFLEYKFGKGVIENPRFPNSDMVVGG, via the coding sequence ATGAAATGTCTCATGGTTGTTCTGGTGATCAATTTGTTGGTGTttttatatctgatatacacacACAACTTATTCTCTATTGACCAGTACGTGTTGTCGGCTGACGGTGCTTCACACTATCACCGGGAAGATGCTCAACATGTGGTTCTTGCCAAGGAAGTAACTGTTATCATAAGGGAATTCGAAGATTTCGAAAATCGTGTTAATGAAACTGTCAAAAATTTTAAGTGGATATCGCCATATATGAATGTGATTATAGTCTCAGATAACATTCCCTATCCGCCACTGGAATTAAACTTCAGCCAGACGATACACTTTGTAAATCTCCAACTGCAGCCAATGCTAGAAAACCCGACTGATACCCTCAGGAGATTAATCACAACTCCATACACACTGTTTATCCCTGATGGTACCAACATAACTAGATCCAAAGCTTTACTCCAAGCAgttaaaaacatgaaaacaagGAAATTAATCAAAGCTCTAGCCATCCCAATTGGATATGAAAAGCTGACCTGTCCTGGAATGGATGTGCATTTGCGGTCATGGTCTGTTGATTTCACCAACTTTGTTGGAGGTGAAGGAATGTGTGACTATGTGCAAGGAAATCATGCACTGTTGATGTCTACAAGTGACCTGTTTGAACTGACAAGTCCATTTGAACGCCCCCTGTATGTTTCATTGTACATGCAGTTAACTCTAAGAAGGTGGAAGACAGGAATTTACTCTGGTGAAGTTTTTATGCCAAAGACTATATTTAAAGACTTTCGAAGTGAATGGAAACATAAACACATGGAGGAATTACGTCTTGAGAATACAATgagaaaatttgaaattaaaaaagtatCCTATGATAaacagaaagtaatatattatggTTGTTCAAAAGATACCGAGAGGTGCTTTGGAACAGTCGTCAATAACATGCCTGAATTTTTATACAGAGAAAAATGGACCCCACCTTGTTGTTTGAAGGCAGTAAGAGAAACAGCAATACATGTCTTCACAATGTTGAATAAATGTTCGGCTCGCTACTGGCTGGAAGGTGGCAGCTTACTAGGAGCTGCTCGACAGAAGGATATTATTCCTTGGGACTATGATGTTGACATTGGTGTTTATAAGGAAGATCTAGAAAAATGTGAACAGTTTATAACCTTGACAAAAAGGAATAGCTTTACTGATGAAGCAGGTTTCCACTGGGAAAAGGCAACTGAGGGAGAATTCTTCAGAGTTCACTACAGTGTCGTTAATCGAAATCATGTTGATATATTCCCGTTTTATCCTAAGTCTGGGATAATGACAAAAAATACATGGTTTAAAACACATAGACAAGACAGAGAATTTCCTGAACATTACCTAAAACCACTTACAAAGGTGGAATTCATAGGAATGAATGTTTCAGCACCAAATAATATCAGACAGTTTTTAGAATATAAATTTGGAAAAGGAGTGATTGAAAATCCAAGGTTTCCCAACTCGGACATGGTGGTCGGTGGATAA
- the LOC117333919 gene encoding uncharacterized protein LOC117333919 — protein MTDESESMETTNDESQKPESQGRMQILDHALSQARKKIISSAKLQLFQKHLRPIHKKNPEVLKRMHMQLTKQLDCHISEEVMLMFAEEQMEKILDDLDGVIASQKDNKEEAWRPSGDPQQDSRVYNISVKVKQKAQLQHVLSQLEQQNTLLRDHVALRQKKLLGTKRTVDSGISKWREINEAATSIPADELVEFVQKYGKIHRHHTMIPWDDDIDVLVNGSQKEAMSRALESLPEYTLYRPPLVQWKFFSKNITRSKRPFAWPYIDIFFFGENETHIWDKANRYTQLYMFRKADVFPLQNKPYQGSLQPVPCNSPRVLSRTYDPTLCTTSSYTHKEERSKDPGSRKTVKCESLYRKFPFVFRETRDHYVMETVKVGDCILYQTKAALPCWTESP, from the exons ATGACAGACGAAAGCGAATCCATGGAGACAACGAACGACGAATCCCAGAAGCCTGAATCACAAGGACGAATGCAGATTCTTGACCACGCCTTGTCACAAGCCAGGAAAAAGATAATTTCATCTGCAAA GTTACAGTTATTTCAAAAGCATCTTCGTCCTATTCACAAGAAGAATCCTGAAGTCCTCAAAAGGATGCACATGCAGCTTACAAAGCAACTGGATTGTCACATCAGT GAGGAAGTGATGTTGATGTTTGCGGAAGAACAGATGGAGAAAATACTTGATGACTTGGATGGAGTAATTGCAAGTCAGAAGGACAACAAAGAGGAGGCATG GCGACCTTCAGGGGACCCCCAACAAGACAGCCGGGTGTATAATATCTCAGTCAAAGTGAAACAAAAGGCACAGCTTCAGCATGTCCTCAGTCAGCTGGAGCAGCAGAACACCCTACTCCGGGACCATGTAGCTCTGCGACAGAAAAAACTCCTGGGCACAAAACGCACAGTGGACTCTGGAATCAGCAAGTGGAGAGAG ATAAATGAAGCGGCAACAAGCATTCCTGCTGATGAACTGGTAGAATTTGTACAAAAGTATGGAAAAATT CATCGTCATCACACAATGATTCCCTGGGATGACGACATTGACGTCCTTGTCAATGGCTCTCAGAAGGAGGCTATGTCACGTGCTCTGGAATCACTTCCGGAGTACACATTATACCGCCCTCCTCTTGTTCAATGGAAGTTCTTCTCGAAAAATATTACTCGATCTAAAAGACCATTTGCTTGGCCATACATTGACATATTCTTTTTTGGAGAAAACGAAACTCACATATGGGATAAAGCAAATCGATACACACAGCTTTACATGTTTCGAAAAGCTGACGTATTCCCTCTCCAAAATAAACCGTATCAGGGGTCGTTACAGCCCGTACCGTGTAACTCTCCGCGCGTGCTCTCCCGGACATACGACCCAACACTGTGCACCACTTCCTCCTACACGCACAAGGAGGAAAGGTCAAAGGACCCTGGTTCACGAAAGACTGTGAAATGTGAGTCTTTATACCGGAAGTTCCCTTTTGTGTTTCGAGAGACACGTGACCACTATGTAATGGAGACTGTCAAGGTCGGCGATTGCATATTGTACCAAACAAAGGCAGCGCTGCCATGTTGGACCGAATCTCCATGA